In Gossypium raimondii isolate GPD5lz chromosome 12, ASM2569854v1, whole genome shotgun sequence, a single window of DNA contains:
- the LOC105763095 gene encoding LRR receptor-like serine/threonine-protein kinase GSO1: protein MDYMKKDFSLILTILFLTCSLASVFCQNRDLSLLLDIKRSFVQDPQNVLHDWSSQANPSFCAWTGVTCGFISPANSFHVVSLNLSGFSLGGSMSPSLGRLQNLLHLDLSSNRLTGPIPTTLSNLSSLESLLLYSNQLSGPIPPQLGSLTSLRVMRIGDNELTGPIPSSFGNLVNLVTLGLASCRLTGPIPRELGQLTRLEDLVLQDNQLEGPIPPQLGNCSSLAVFTAAFNNLNGSIPAELGCLKNLQLLNLINNSLSGDLPSQLGELSQLDYLSLTGNHLEGAIPKSLANLSNLENLDLSLNKLTGGIPEELGKLSKLVYLVLSNNNLSGPIPRNICSNSSNLEHLILSEVQLLGEIPVELRLCRALKQLDLSNNTLNGSIPVELYELRELTDLYLHNNSLVGSISPSIANLSNLQTLALFHNNLEGNLPGEIGMLSKLEILYLYENRLSGDIPWEIGNCSSLKMMDFFGNRFTGEIPLTIGRLKELQLLHLRQNALVGEIPATLGNCHHLTILDLADNHLSGGIPSSFGFLQALEQLMLYNNSLEGNLPASLIGLANLTRVNLSKNKMNGSIAALCSSSSLLSFDVTNNAFDGEIPEELGNSPALERLRLGKNRFTGTIPGSLGMIRELSLLDLSGNLLTGPIPGELKLCRKLSHIDLNDNSLFGVVPSWLGDLPQLGELRLSSNQFFGALPRQLFNCSKLLVLQLDGNSLNGTLLGEIGDLLSLNILNLNRNQLSGPIPTTIGKLSNLYELQLSHNGFSGDIPTELGQLKNLQSILDLSYNNLTGQIPPSIGTLSKLEALDLSHNLLLGEVPPEIGDMSSLGKLNLSHNNLQGKLSKQLSHWPAEAFEGNLNLCGSPLDGCDNLASSQQQAALSETSVVVISAIATLAAIALLVLVVIVFLKQRREYFKRGSVVNFTYSSSSSQARRRLLFHNGAAKQDYKWEDIMRATKNLSDEFVIGSGGSGTIYRGELRTGETVAIKKILWKEDLLSNRSFTREIKTLGRIRHRHLVKLMGYCSNRVAGFNLLIYEYMENGSVWDWLHKQPVNIKKKSLDWEARIKIAVGLAQGVEYLHHDCVPKIVHRDIKSSNVLLDSNMEAHLGDFGLAKSVAESYDSASNTESNSWFAGSYGYIAPEYAYTLKTTEKTDVYSMGIVLMELVSGKMPTDILFGVDMDMVRWVETRIQMQGSDRGELIDPALKPLLPCEESAAYQVLDIALQCTRTAAQDRPSARQATDLLVHVLNNRKLDIDKMNSGPYK, encoded by the exons ATGGACTACATGAAAAAGGATTTCTCCCTCATCCTAACTATACTCTTTTTAACATGTTCACTCGCTTCTGTTTTCTGTCAAAACCGAGATTTATCACTTCTTCTGGACATCAAGAGGTCGTTTGTTCAAGACCCTCAAAATGTTCTGCATGACTGGTCATCCCAAGCCAACCCCAGTTTCTGTGCTTGGACCGGAGTCACTTGTGGCTTCATCTCCCCCGCCAACTCCTTCCATGTTGTCAGTCTAAACCTTTCTGGATTCTCGCTGGGTGGCTCCATGTCACCCTCGCTCGGCCGTTTACAAAACCTACTCCACCTTGATCTTTCCTCTAACCGCCTTACGGGTCCCATCCCAACCACCCTCTCTAACCTTTCTTCCTTGGAATCTTTGCTTCTATACTCAAACCAACTCTCTGGACCCATCCCACCTCAGCTGGGTTCACTCACCAGCCTCCGAGTCATGCGAATTGGTGACAATGAACTCACTGGTCCCATTCCTTCCTCGTTTGGAAACCTTGTCAACCTGGTCACCCTCGGCCTAGCCTCATGCCGTCTCACAGGCCCGATTCCCCGTGAGCTGGGTCAGCTCACCAGACTTGAGGACTTGGTTCTGCAGGATAACCAACTTGAGGGCCCTATCCCACCTCAGCTTGGCAACTGTTCAAGCCTCGCCGTATTCACCGCAGCTTTCAACAACCTTAACGGATCCATCCCCGCGGAATTGGGTTGTCTCAAGAACCTTCAACTTCTAAATTTGATTAACAACAGTCTTTCGGGTGATTTGCCCAGCCAACTGGGTGAACTGAGCCAACTCGATTATCTCAGTTTAACGGGGAACCATCTTGAAGGCGCAATCCCAAAGTCATTGGCCAACTTGAGCAATCTTGAGAATCTTGATTTGTCGCTAAACAAGCTCACAGGAGGCATTCCCGAAGAACTAGGCAAGTTGAGTAAGCTGGTGTACTTGGTCCTGTCAAACAACAATCTTTCAGGTCCAATACCAAGAAATATATGTTCCAACTCTAGCAATTTGGAGCATCTGATCCTTTCAGAGGTTCAACTTTTGGGTGAAATCCCAGTAGAACTGAGACTCTGTAGAGCTTTGAAGCAGCTTGATTTGTCCAACAACACTCTGAATGGATCAATACCAGTTGAGCTTTATGAGCTGCGTGAATTGACCGATCTCTATCTCCACAACAACAGCTTGGTCGGTTCGATTTCTCCATCCATAGCGAACCTCAGCAACTTGCAGACACTTGCTCTGTTTCACAACAATTTAGAGGGCAATCTGCCTGGAGAAATAGGAATGCTGAGTAAACTTGAAATCTTGTATCTGTATGAAAATCGGCTATCAGGAGACATCCCTTGGGAGATTGGTAATTGTTCAAGCCTGAAAATGATGGACTTCTTTGGCAATCGTTTCACAGGGGAGATCCCCCTTACTATTGGCAGGCTGAAGGAGCTGCAGCTGCTTCATCTGAGGCAAAATGCGCTTGTGGGTGAAATTCCAGCCACACTGGGTAACTGCCATCACCTAACCATCCTCGACTTAGCGGACAATCACCTATCTGGCGGCATTCCCTCGAGTTTCGGATTCCTTCAAGCCCTGGAGCAGCTCATGCTTTACAACAATTCACTTGAAGGTAATCTCCCCGCTTCATTGATCGGTTTAGCCAACCTAACAAGAGTCAATCTCTCCAAAAACAAAATGAACGGCAGCATTGCTGCATTGTGTAGTTCGAGTTCTTTGCTTTCCTTCGATGTAACAAACAATGCATTCGATGGTGAAATTCCTGAGGAGCTTGGTAATTCACCTGCTCTTGAGAGACTAAGATTAGGCAAAAACAGATTCACTGGAACAATCCCTGGATCATTGGGCATGATTCGTGAATTGTCACTATTAGACCTCTCAGGTAATTTGCTCACTGGACCTATTCCAGGTGAGCTCAAGTTGTGCAGAAAATTGAGTCATATCGATTTAAATGACAACTCGCTTTTCGGAGTGGTACCGTCATGGCTCGGCGATTTGCCTCAACTCGGAGAGCTTAGGCTTTCCTCCAATCAGTTTTTTGGGGCTCTTCCTCGACAACTTTTTAATTGTTCCAAGCTGTTGGTACTGCAACTTGATGGCAACTCACTTAATGGAACTCTCCTTGGTGAAATAGGTGATCTGTTGTCTCTTAATATACTCAACCTCAACAGAAACCAACTTTCTGGACCCATTCCTACAACCATAGGCAAGCTAAGCAACCTATATGAGCTACAGCTCTCACACAACGGCTTCAGTGGTGATATACCAACTGAGCTTGGACAACTCAAGAATCTCCAAAGCATTCTAGACCTCAGTTACAACAACCTCACCGGACAAATCCCACCTTCTATCGGAACACTATCCAAGCTCGAAGCCCTTGATCTTTCTCACAATTTACTCCTGGGAGAAGTCCCTCCTGAAATTGGTGACATGAGCAGCTTGGGGAAGCTTAATCTCTCCCACAACAATCTCCAAGGCAAATTAAGCAAACAATTGTCACACTGGCCAGCTGAAGCATTTGAAGGGAACTTAAATCTTTGTGGCAGCCCTCTTGATGGTTGCGACAACCTTGCATCCAGCCAACAGCAAGCAGCCCTGAGCGAAACATCCGTGGTGGTGATATCAGCAATTGCAACACTAGCGGCAATTGCTCTGCTGGTGCTGGTTGTAATCGTCTTCTTGAAACAAAGGAGAGAATATTTCAAGAGAGGCAGTGTGGTGAACTTCACCTACTCTTCCAGTTCTTCCCAAGCTAGGAGAAGGCTACTCTTCCATAATGGGGCTGCTAAGCAAGACTACAAATGGGAAGACATCATGCGAGCCACAAAAAACCTAAGTGATGAGTTTGTCATTGGCTCTGGGGGGTCTGGAACGATCTACAGAGGTGAATTACGGACTGGAGAAACGGTGGCCATCAAAAAGATTCTATGGAAGGAGGATCTTCTATCGAATAGAAGTTTCACAAGGGAGATCAAGACACTTGGGAGGATAAGGCACAGGCATTTAGTGAAGTTGATGGGGTATTGTAGCAACAGAGTGGCCGGCTTCAATCTCCTGATATACGAGTACATGGAGAATGGAAGTGTGTGGGATTGGCTGCATAAGCAGCCGGTAAATATCAAGAAGAAGAGCCTTGATTGGGAGGCTAGGATAAAGATTGCGGTGGGATTAGCGCAAGGGGTGGAGTACCTCCATCATGACTGCGTGCCCAAGATTGTTCACAGGGACATCAAATCAAGCAATGTGTTGCTAGATTCTAACATGGAAGCGCATTTGGGAGATTTCGGGCTAGCAAAATCAGTTGCTGAGAGTTATGACTCAGCCTCCAACACAGAATCAAATTCATGGTTTGCGGGGTCTTACGGCTATATTGCGCCAG AGTATGCTTATACGCTCAAGACAACTGAGAAGACTGACGTTTACAGTATGGGCATTGTGCTGATGGAGCTTGTCAGCGGGAAAATGCCAACTGATATCCTTTTTGGTGTAGACATGGACATGGTAAGATGGGTGGAGACGCGTATCCAAATGCAAGGTTCTGATCGTGGGGAACTCATAGATCCTGCGTTGAAACCGCTCTTACCTTGCGAGGAATCTGCCGCATATCAGGTGCTTGACATAGCCCTGCAGTGCACCAGAACGGCCGCACAAGACCGGCCATCTGCCCGTCAAGCCACGGATCTCCTCGTTCATGTATTGAACAACAGGAAGTTGGATATTGACAAGATGAACTCCGGGCCCTACAAGTGA